From the genome of Ptychodera flava strain L36383 chromosome 20, AS_Pfla_20210202, whole genome shotgun sequence, one region includes:
- the LOC139120715 gene encoding para-nitrobenzyl esterase-like — translation MSTCITIVVAVSISCAIGSIASQGTTEEDIDVHIINEPNVWKFDSLREKPCVVETDCGKVEGRSRQGVHVFKGIPYAKPPIRELRWKPPVSLKRSGACWSGTLQALGFGPYCFQNHAIFGIIGSEDCLYLNVYTPSLDPSANLPVIVWIHGGYLMFSGSAEVGYHPNETTVIDTGLVYVSFNYRLNGFGFLALDILAEQSETNTSGNFGFMDQILVLEWVRDNIKNFGGNPDLVTIFGHSSGGTSVMTLSVSPLAEGLFHRGWMSSASPNFQITLEEASKANLVFLERSNCSDIECIYSLAPEQVLHAIPTDVYPYWGSVNSMDLPIKDLLDGALCIVDGVVVPLDPLTAWKEGKAHDMPLVIGTTTQETDFMPFTTEIRNWSWDQYKSHVAERLDPFGKNITKRAMLLYPYDETKDTPELTFTTMASDIQATCGNSLLAEHAALSLKSPVYRYVTTWWPSEPFSYVGIPWEARYAFHMSDTFAFFGFLPYYISNPTKEDMQFQALMQKAIAYFAKEGVMPPELNWPEKPDGMALIGNEMVIQEDYHKEECKFWMDNGFFIYSWKN, via the exons ATGTCTACCTGTATCACCATCGTTGTCGCTGTAAGTATATCGTGTGCCATTGGTTCGATAGCCTCACAAGGCACTACGGAAGAGGATATTGATGTACATATTATCAATGAGCCCAATGTGTGGAAATTTGACTCTTTGAGGGAGAAGCCGTGTGTTGTTGAAACCGATTGCGGAAAGGTAGAAGGTCGATCCAGGCAGGGCGTTCATGTCTTCAAGGGGATACCCTATGCAAAACCACCAATCAGAGAACTGAGATGGAAACCACCTGTTTCCCTGAAACGGAGTGGTGCTTGTTGGTCAGGTACCCTCCAGGCTCTGGGTTTTGGACCGTACTGTTTTCAAAACCATGCAATTTTTGGCATTATAGGAAGTGAAGATTGTCTGTATTTGAACGTCTACACGCCTTCCCTAGACCCGTCAGCTAACCTGCCCGTTATTGTGTGGATTCATGGAGGATATCTCATGTTTTCTGGGTCTGCTGAAGTCGGTTACCATCCCAACGAAACAACTGTCATTGACACAGGTTTGGTGTATGTATCATTCAATTACAGGCTAAACGGATTTGGGTTTCTGGCTCTAGATATTTTAGCAGAACAGTCAGAGACCAATACATCTGGAAATTTTGGGTTTATGGATCAAATACTTGTACTGGAATGGGTAAGGGATAATATCAAAAACTTTGGTGGCAATCCTGATCTTGTGACTATATTTGGGCACAGTTCTGGTGGTACTTCCGTAATGACACTGTCTGTGTCTCCACTTGCTGAGGGACTTTTCCATCGTGGCTGGATGTCGAGCGCTTCTCCTAATTTTCAAATAACCCTGGAAGAGGCTTCTAAGGCTAATTTGGTGTTCCTAGAGAGATCCAACTGTAGCGACATCGAGTGCATTTATTCCCTTGCCCCCGAACAAGTTCTACATGCTATTCCCACCGATGTCTATCCCTATTGGGGCAGTGTAAACTCTATGGATCTTCCTATCAAAGACTTACTCGACGGTGCACTGTGTATTGTTGATGGTGTGGTCGTTCCTCTTGATCCATTGACGGCTTGGAAGGAAGGCAAAGCTCATGATATGCCGTTGGTCATAG GTACAACCACTCAAGAAACTGACTTCATGCCGTTTACGACAGAGATTCGGAACTGGTCATGGGATCAATATAAAAGTCACGTGGCAG AAAGGCTTGATCCATTCGGCAAAAACATCACAAAGCGAGCCATGTTGCTTTACCCTTACGACGAGACAAAGGATACACCTGAGTTGACCTTCACAACGATGGCCAGTGATATTCAAGCCACGTGTGGAAATTCATTGCTCGCCGAACATGCTGCCCTATCATTGAAATCACCTGTGTATCGCTATGTCACCACCTGGTGGCCTTCTGAACCGTTTTCGTACGTAGGGATTCCATGGGAAGCTCGTTATGCCTTCCATATGTCGGACACTTTCGCATTCTTCGGGTTTCTTCCTTACTACATCTCCAATCCTACCAAAGAAGACATGCAATTCCAGGCACTGATGCAGAAGGCAATTGCGTATTTCGCTAAAGAGGGCGTGATGCCGCCAGAGTTGAACTGGCCGGAAAAGCCAGATGGTATGGCACTTATTGGCAATGAAATGGTCATTCAAGAAGATTACCACAAGGAAGAGTGCAAATTCTGGATGGAcaatggattttttatttactcatgGAAGAATTAA
- the LOC139120713 gene encoding uncharacterized protein has product MDKIICLLVVVIAIVAVDAFPAQLEDSNLVDSFIADLPIPVFKNCGSKESNLEISFQKVIKDKRTGRTRFNYTVDYTWVHDLSSGVAESYMYRNDALYFHATQYDFCQQLMNSVNRTEFQCPFKKGDKVHEQLIFSLHHYWNPGHYMGNTTVKNEHGETVACVEMDYDFKE; this is encoded by the exons ATGGACAAGATCATCTGCCTTTTGGTCGTAGTCATAGCGATTGTGGCGGTAGACGCATTCCCAGCACAACTTGAAGACAGCAATCTCGTCGACTCTTTCATCGCTGACCTTCCAATACCTGTCTTCAAAAACTGCG GATCAAAAGAGAGTAACCTTGAGATCAGCTTTCAAAAGGTAATCAAAGACAAACGCACTGGAAGAACCAGATTCAACTACACGGTAGATTATACCTGGG tGCATGACTTGTCAAGTGGTGTTGCAGAGTCCTACATGTACCGCAACGACGCCCTCTACTTCCACGCCACGCAGTATGATTTCTGTCAGCAGTTGATGAATTCTGTCAATCGCACAGAATTTCAATGTCCGTTCAAGAAAGGAG ATAAAGTTCACGAGCAATTAATCTTCTCACTGCACCATTACTGGAATCCT GGCCATTACATGGGCAACACCACAGTGAAAAACGAGCATGGAGAGACGGTGGCCTGTGTTGAAATGGATTATGATTTTAAGGAGTGA
- the LOC139120714 gene encoding uncharacterized protein, which yields MGSQLWLQVVLLLSFVLAVLAYVKVEPSGTVIIAAGESVTITCEATSSSTRTPMLVIDDGWTPQLNEEQKRSVDELSSLRRLNRGASRLNRGASRRKRALETLTQTIAQAGPFDTNRWLCKSVDQQQQTTESQHVDIVVVKVDTSEDTLVGDRDESGASIWCSCANLDPELCTMQWKKNDQVISPGSGSRDLDDDGVPDILISSDTQGLSLIGNRPSDSAVYACTATVTVAGQTRVMEPQDINVYIQTSNDEAFNPNNCDAINEDENQNTAGATFRYVMLPDWTGSKMYSGYLTVQVRAPKNAIIRLKSSDEDSDNYFEIELGSSENSKSSLTRYIGSTDPESVEANTLGILSADIYRSFTIAYASDMIEVTKEGETTPFLSITKRHGRAFEPNPEVSVKVVEFGTGYNVEGHFRICDPDTRDTGLTLTQPYKIWGAILTAVLGCAAILIAIVIALSPDCDCECKDCDCTDTQTTNKGDVAEAVVVVGTKPTPGAQDAPEPSVSPSYSGQPYGDPRMLALAPTYGNHPDDYDDDYYYEKKRSKKHRKKHKKHKKHKHRSRSWSPRDDEYDSEIM from the exons ATGGGGTCGCAGCTATGGCTCCAGGTTGTTTTGCTACTGAGCTTTGTACTAGCCGTCTTGGCTTACG TGAAAGTCGAACCCAGCGGCACAGTCATCATAGCGGCGGGAGAAAGCGTCACCATAACATGTGAGGCAACTTCGTCAAGTACACGGACCCCGATGTTGGTGATTGACGATGGATGGACACCTCAGCTGAACGAAGAGCAGAAGCGATCTGTGGATGAGCTGTCCTCTCTTCGCCGGCTGAATCGCGGAGCAAGTCGGCTGAATCGCGGAGCAAGTCGGCGGAAACGTGCCTTGGAGACTCTGACTCAAACCATCGCCCAAGCTGGACCTTTCGACACCAATCGGTGGCTTTGTAAGAGTGTCGACCAACAACAGCAGACCACTGAATCTCAACATGTGGACATTGTAGTAGTCAAAG TTGACACGTCGGAAGATACCCTCGTAGGAGACAGAGACGAGAGTGGTGCATCGATATGGTGTTCATGCGCCAATCTTGACCCAGAGCTATGCACCATGCAGTGGAAGAAAAATGACCAAGTCATTTCACCAGGTAGCGGATCCAGAGATCTTGATGACGACGGTGTGCCTGACATCCTGATATCCAGTGACACTCAAGGATTGAGTTTGATTGGAAATCGTCCCTCAGATTCTGCAGTCTATGCTTGTACTGCTACAGTTACCGTTGCTGGACAAACAAGGGTCATGGAACCACAGGATATTAACGTCTACA TCCAAACATCGAACGACGAGGCCTTCAATCCAA ATAACTGCGACGCCATCAACGAGgatgaaaatcaaaacacagCTGGAGCGACATTCCGCTACGTAATGCTGCCCGATTGGACTGGGTCCAAGATGTATTCTGGCTACCTCACAGTTCAAGTTAGAGCCCCCAAGAATGCTATCATTCGCCTCAAATCGTCCGATGAGGATAGTGATAACTATTTCGAAATCGAACTCGGAAGCTCCGAGAACTCCAAATCCAGTCTTACCAGGTACATCGGAAGTACGGACCCCGAAAGTGTCGAGGCCAACACTCTGGGTATTCTGTCTGCCGACATCTACCGATCGTTCACTATCGCTTACGCCAGCGATATGATCGAAGTTACAAAGGAAGGGGAGACGACGCCATTTCTCAGCATCACCAAGAGACACGGAAGAGCATTCGAACCGAATCCAGAAGTGTCCGTCAAAGTGGTCGAGTTTGGCACAGGATACAACGTAGAGGGCCACTTTAGAATCTGCGATCCTGATACTAGGG ATACCGGGTTGACGTTGACTCAGCCATATAAGATATGGGGAGCCATACTAACAGCTGTGTTGGGATGCGCTGCTATCCTTATCGCCATAGTGATTGCATTGTCACCGGATTGTGACTGTGAATGTAAAGACTGCGATTGCACAGACACTCA GACAACCAATAAGGGAGATGTGGCAGAGGCCGTAGTGGTTGTTGGTACCAAACCTACACCAGGGGCACAGGACGCACCCGAACCATCCGTGTCGCCTTCATATTCTGGTCAGCCCTATGGAGATCCACGAATGCTGGCATTGGCGCCAACTTACGGCAATCACCCGGACGACTATGACGATGACTACTACTACGAGAAGAAACGTTCCAAGAAACACCGCAAGAAGCACAAGAAGCAcaagaaacacaaacacaggTCGAGGTCCTGGTCTCCTCGTGACGACGAATACGATAGTGAGATTATGTAG